The following are encoded together in the Chlorocebus sabaeus isolate Y175 chromosome 12, mChlSab1.0.hap1, whole genome shotgun sequence genome:
- the ZBTB43 gene encoding zinc finger and BTB domain-containing protein 43 translates to MEPGANSFRVEFPDFSSTILQKLNQQRQQGQLCDVSIVVQGHIFRAHKAVLAASSPYFCDQVLLKNSRRIVLPDVMNPRVFENILLSSYTGRLVMPAPEIVSYLTAASFLQMWHVVDKCTEVLEGNPTVLCQKLHHGSDHQSPSSSSYNGLVESFELGSGGHTDFPKAQELRDGENEEESTKDELSSQLTEHEYLPSNSSTEHDRLSTEMASQDGEEGASDSAEFHYTRPMYSKPSIMAHKRWIHVKPERLEQACEGMDVHAAYDEHQVTESINTVQTEHTVQPSGVEEDFHIGEKKVEAEFDEQADESNYDEQVDFYGSSMEEFSGERSDGNLIGHRQEAALAAGYSENIEMVTGIKEEASHLGFSATDKLYPCQCGKSFTHKSQRDRHMSMHLGLRPYGCGVCGKKFKMKHHLVGHMKIHTGIKPYECNICAKRFMWRDSFHRHVTSCTKSYEAAKAEQNTTEAN, encoded by the coding sequence ATGGAGCCTGGAGCAAACTCTTTTCGGGTAGAATTTCCtgatttttccagcaccattctACAGAAACTGAACCAGCAGCGCCAGCAAGGACAATTATGTGACGTCTCCATTGTTGTCCAAGGCCACATTTTCCGGGCACACAAAGCCGTTCTTGCTGCCAGTTCACCCTACTTTTGTGACCAGGTACTCCTGAAAAACAGCAGGAGAATTGTTTTGCCTGATGTGATGAACCCAAGAGTGTTTGAGAACATTCTCCTATCCAGCTATACAGGACGTCTAGTAATGCCCGCTCCAGAAATTGTTAGTTACTTGACCGCGGCAAGCTTCCTCCAGATGTGGCATGTGGTAGACAAATGCACTGAAGTTTTAGAGGGAAACCCTACGGTCCTTTGTCAGAAGCTACATCATGGCAGTGACCACCAGTCACCAAGCAGCAGTAGTTACAATGGCCTGGTAGAGAGCTTTGAGCTGGGCTCTGGGGGTCATACTGATTTTCCCAAAGCCCAAGAACTGAGGGATGGTGAAAATGAAGAGGAGAGCACCAAAGACGAGCTGTCATCCCAGCTCACCGAGCACGAATACCTGCCCAGCAACTCATCCAcagagcatgaccgcctgagcacGGAAATGGCGAGCCAGGATGGGGAGGAGGGCGCCAGCGACAGCGCCGAGTTCCACTACACCCGGCCCATGTACAGCAAGCCCAGCATCATGGCTCACAAACGCTGGATCCACGTGAAGCCCGAGCGCTTAGAACAGGCTTGCGAGGGCATGGACGTGCACGCGGCCTACGACGAGCATCAGGTCACAGAGTCCATCAACACCGTGCAGACCGAGCACACAGTCCAGCCTTCGGGAGTGGAGGAGGACTTCCACATCGGGGAGAAGAAAGTGGAAGCCGAGTTTGATGAACAGGCTGATGAAAGCAATTATGATGAGCAGGTGGATTTCTATGGCTCTTCCATGGAAGAGTTTTCCGGAGAGAGGTCAGATGGGAACCTCATTGGGCACAGACAGGAGGCTGCCCTCGCAGCAGGCTACAGTGAGAATATTGAAATGGTAACAGGGATTAAAGAGGAAGCTTCCCACTTAGGATTCTCAGCCACCGACAAGCTGTATCCTTGTCAGTGTGGAAAGAGTTTCACTCACAAGAGTCAGAGAGATCGGCACATGAGCATGCACCTCGGTCTGCGGCCTTACGGCTGTGGCGTCTGCGGTAAGAAATTCAAAATGAAGCACCACCTCGTGGGCCACATGAAAATTCACACGGGCATAAAGCCGTATGAGTGTAATATCTGTGCAAAGAGGTTTATGTGGAGGGACAGTTTCCACCGGCATGTGACTTCTTGTACCAAGTCCTACGAAGCTGCAAAGGCTGAGCAGAATACAACTGAGGCTAACTAA